The Elusimicrobiota bacterium genome has a window encoding:
- the trpS gene encoding tryptophan--tRNA ligase, producing the protein MTRKVLMSGMRPTGPLHVGHYWGALRNWVRLQDEYECWFGVMDWHMLTTGYEETGNLQTDVREMVRDWLTVGLDPARCTFFLQSAVPQHAELTLLLSMVTPISWLENNPTYKEQLKELGRTKHAQALEESGVLGPKTREKLQGEKLEVVEPEEHARVELRTHGFLGYPVLQAADILAYGAEAVPVGQDQLPHIELSREIARRFNSIYGPVLKEPQALTTPTPKVPGVDGRKMSKSYGNSVDLVETPETLRPKVMSMYTDPLKVRANDPGHPTPCEQNPTGCVVFSLHRLYSDFADRREGECRAGTIGCVACKKDLLKSMEKPFADFGANRAKRLGGDSDAALARILAEGSAKARAAAEATLARVRAAMHLR; encoded by the coding sequence ATGACCCGCAAGGTCCTGATGTCCGGCATGCGTCCGACCGGCCCTCTGCACGTGGGCCACTACTGGGGCGCTCTGCGCAACTGGGTCCGCCTGCAGGACGAGTATGAGTGCTGGTTCGGCGTCATGGATTGGCACATGCTGACCACCGGCTACGAGGAGACGGGGAACCTCCAGACGGACGTGCGCGAGATGGTCCGCGACTGGCTCACCGTCGGACTCGACCCGGCGCGCTGCACCTTCTTCCTGCAGTCCGCGGTCCCCCAGCATGCGGAACTCACGCTGCTGCTCTCGATGGTCACCCCCATCTCCTGGCTCGAGAACAACCCGACCTACAAGGAGCAGCTCAAGGAGCTCGGGCGCACGAAGCACGCGCAGGCGCTCGAGGAGTCCGGCGTGCTCGGCCCGAAGACGCGCGAGAAGCTCCAGGGCGAGAAGCTCGAGGTCGTGGAGCCCGAGGAGCACGCCCGCGTCGAGCTGCGCACCCACGGCTTCCTCGGCTATCCCGTGCTCCAGGCGGCCGACATCCTCGCCTACGGCGCCGAGGCCGTGCCCGTGGGCCAGGACCAGCTGCCCCATATCGAACTCTCGCGCGAGATCGCGCGGCGCTTCAACTCCATCTACGGGCCCGTGCTCAAGGAGCCGCAGGCGCTCACGACCCCGACGCCGAAGGTCCCGGGCGTGGACGGACGGAAGATGTCGAAGTCCTACGGCAACTCCGTGGACCTCGTCGAGACGCCCGAGACCCTGCGGCCCAAGGTGATGTCGATGTATACGGACCCGCTGAAGGTCCGCGCCAACGACCCCGGCCATCCGACGCCCTGCGAGCAGAACCCGACCGGCTGCGTCGTCTTCTCGCTGCACCGTCTCTACAGCGACTTCGCCGACCGGCGCGAGGGCGAGTGCCGCGCGGGGACGATCGGCTGCGTGGCCTGCAAGAAGGACCTCCTCAAGAGCATGGAGAAGCCCTTCGCGGATTTCGGCGCCAACCGCGCGAAGCGGCTCGGCGGGGATTCCGACGCGGCCCTCGCGCGCATCCTCGCGGAGGGGAGCGCCAAGGCCCGCGCCGCGGCCGAGGCCACGCTCGCGCGCGTGCGCGCGGCGATGCACCTGCGCTGA
- a CDS encoding site-2 protease family protein: MEWIIQLPVLLFSVVVHEFGHGWAAWRRGDKTALRSGRLTLNPLAHIDPFGTVFLPLLCFLVHAPMFGWAKPVPVNPARLRDPRRDLVKVALAGPTANLVLALGAALLVRGVKAAGAVDALPADLLATAREFLLFAVSVNLLLAFFNLVPVHPLDGSKVLGGLLPESWRKTYLRHVPYGALILLALISTRAFGSFVLAPARLVLAAFTKVGLLG; this comes from the coding sequence GTGGAGTGGATCATCCAACTGCCGGTGCTCCTGTTCTCGGTCGTCGTCCATGAGTTCGGCCACGGCTGGGCCGCGTGGCGCCGCGGCGACAAGACCGCCCTGCGCTCCGGCCGGCTCACGCTGAACCCGCTGGCGCACATCGACCCGTTCGGCACCGTCTTCCTGCCGCTGCTCTGCTTCCTCGTGCATGCGCCGATGTTCGGCTGGGCGAAGCCCGTGCCGGTGAACCCGGCGCGCCTGCGCGACCCCCGGCGCGACCTCGTGAAGGTCGCCCTCGCCGGACCGACCGCGAACCTCGTCCTGGCGCTCGGCGCGGCGCTGCTCGTCCGGGGCGTGAAGGCCGCGGGCGCCGTCGACGCGCTCCCCGCCGACCTCCTCGCGACGGCCCGCGAGTTCCTCCTCTTCGCCGTCTCGGTGAACCTCCTGCTCGCCTTCTTCAACCTCGTGCCCGTGCATCCGCTCGACGGCTCGAAGGTCCTCGGCGGGCTCCTGCCGGAGTCCTGGCGCAAGACCTACCTGCGTCACGTCCCCTACGGCGCGCTCATCCTCCTCGCGCTCATCTCGACGCGGGCCTTCGGCTCCTTCGTGCTGGCGCCCGCGCGGCTCGTGCTCGCCGCCTTCACGAAGGTGGGGCTGCTCGGATGA
- a CDS encoding cation:proton antiporter, protein MASLFLVVAVLLCAAKLLGNLSVRLGLPSVIGEILAGVLLSSSALNLLGWPLPHGPGTLTAGQMEKILSGLAELGVLFLMFIAGLETDLEKMRKVGAAAFWSAMGGVLLPFLGGALLGRWTGYSWPVALFIGTLLTATSVSISAQTLMELKALTSKEGSCILGAAVIDDVLGVIVLSLVVATALPSDGGSGALGSLLTTLGLMTAYFVVSIALGRRFFEPLLRWASGLRTTQAALAAALVVCLFYSWSAEVVGQVAAITGAYIAGTLFGRTSFREDLARRTEVFAYSFFVPLFLAHVGLQTRLESLGGAMGFTAALLLIAVVGKIAGCGLGALALGFTPPESLRVGVGMISRGEVGLIIASYGLSRGIIDGTIFAEMVLMVLLTTLITPVGLKLVFPRASLEKTI, encoded by the coding sequence ATGGCCTCCCTCTTCCTGGTCGTGGCGGTCCTGCTCTGCGCGGCAAAGCTGCTCGGGAACCTGAGCGTCCGCCTCGGCCTGCCCTCCGTGATCGGGGAGATCCTCGCCGGCGTCCTGCTGAGCTCCTCGGCGCTGAACCTCCTCGGCTGGCCGCTCCCGCACGGCCCCGGGACCCTGACGGCCGGGCAGATGGAGAAGATCCTCTCCGGGCTCGCGGAGCTCGGCGTCCTCTTCCTGATGTTCATCGCGGGGCTCGAGACCGACCTCGAGAAGATGCGCAAGGTCGGCGCCGCGGCCTTCTGGTCGGCGATGGGCGGGGTGCTCCTCCCCTTCCTCGGCGGCGCGCTGCTCGGGCGCTGGACGGGCTACTCCTGGCCCGTCGCGCTCTTCATCGGCACGCTGCTGACCGCCACCAGCGTGAGCATCAGCGCGCAGACGCTCATGGAGCTCAAGGCGCTGACCTCCAAGGAAGGCTCCTGCATCCTCGGCGCGGCGGTCATCGACGACGTGCTCGGCGTGATCGTGCTCTCGCTGGTCGTCGCCACGGCCCTGCCCTCCGACGGAGGGTCGGGCGCGCTGGGCTCCCTCCTCACGACCCTCGGCCTCATGACCGCCTACTTCGTCGTCTCGATCGCCCTCGGGCGCCGCTTCTTCGAGCCGCTGCTGCGCTGGGCCTCGGGACTCCGGACGACCCAGGCCGCCCTCGCCGCCGCCCTCGTCGTCTGCCTCTTCTACTCCTGGTCGGCCGAGGTCGTAGGGCAGGTCGCCGCCATCACCGGCGCCTACATCGCGGGAACGCTCTTCGGCCGAACCTCCTTCCGCGAGGACCTCGCCCGACGCACGGAAGTGTTCGCCTACTCCTTCTTCGTCCCCCTCTTCCTCGCCCACGTGGGGCTTCAGACGCGCCTCGAGTCGCTCGGCGGCGCGATGGGATTCACGGCCGCGCTGCTGCTCATCGCCGTGGTCGGGAAGATCGCCGGCTGCGGGCTCGGGGCGCTCGCGCTCGGCTTCACGCCGCCCGAGTCGCTGCGCGTCGGGGTGGGGATGATCAGCCGCGGAGAGGTCGGCCTCATCATCGCGAGCTACGGACTCTCGCGCGGCATCATCGACGGGACGATCTTCGCCGAGATGGTCCTGATGGTCCTGCTCACGACGCTCATCACGCCCGTCGGGCTCAAGCTCGTCTTCCCGCGGGCGTCCCTCGAAAAGACGATCTGA
- a CDS encoding RNA methyltransferase: MPRPAVVLVRPRDPNHIGAAPRALANFGFDDLRVVAPHPPVWRDAKSAVGAQELLRAAKVYGSLPEALADRRGVWATSCLKARRPAQPVRTLPGFALGPEGAVVFGPEKTGLGAEDLRHCDGLLRVPTVPACPSMNLAQAVAVVCCALCAGEEAPPARGTPREEELLPWADAAHLLDAAEPPLALLRWRPELGPEGRRRKLEGMMRRRGLTREEARLLFFIARGVPRFCSMPPDAPRRKK, encoded by the coding sequence ATGCCGCGACCGGCCGTCGTCCTCGTGCGTCCCCGGGACCCCAACCACATCGGAGCCGCCCCCCGCGCCCTGGCCAACTTCGGCTTCGACGACCTGCGCGTCGTCGCCCCGCACCCGCCGGTCTGGCGCGACGCGAAATCGGCCGTCGGCGCGCAGGAGCTGCTGCGCGCGGCCAAGGTCTACGGCTCCCTGCCCGAGGCCCTCGCCGACCGCCGCGGGGTCTGGGCCACGAGCTGCCTGAAGGCCCGGCGGCCCGCGCAGCCCGTGCGCACGCTGCCCGGCTTCGCGCTCGGCCCGGAGGGCGCCGTGGTCTTCGGGCCCGAGAAGACCGGGCTCGGCGCCGAGGACCTGCGGCACTGCGACGGCCTCCTGCGCGTGCCGACCGTCCCCGCCTGCCCCTCGATGAACCTCGCGCAGGCCGTCGCCGTCGTCTGCTGCGCGCTTTGCGCGGGCGAGGAGGCCCCGCCCGCCCGCGGGACCCCGCGCGAGGAGGAGCTCCTTCCCTGGGCGGACGCGGCCCATCTTCTCGACGCGGCCGAACCTCCGCTGGCCCTTCTGCGCTGGAGACCCGAGCTCGGTCCCGAGGGCCGACGGCGCAAGCTCGAAGGCATGATGCGCCGCCGCGGCCTCACGCGCGAGGAGGCGCGTCTCCTCTTCTTCATCGCCAGGGGCGTTCCCCGATTTTGTAGTATGCCCCCAGACGCCCCACGGAGGAAGAAATGA
- a CDS encoding class II fructose-bisphosphate aldolase encodes MTTSTESKTVSYKELGFVNTREMFKKAMKDGYAVPAYNFNNMEQLQAILSACMKSRSPVILQISKGARDYANATLLRWMGRGAMEMIKELGTPVPVALHLDHGDTFEICKSCIDNGFSSVMIDASHLPYAENVALTKKVVEYAHPRDVTVEGELGVLAGIEDEVSHEKSHYTNPADVEDFVKKTGVDSLAISIGTSHGAFKFKLKPGESAPPLRFDILEECEKRIPGFPIVLHGASSVLQEYITMINKYGGKMENTAGIPVEQLRRAAKSAVCKINIDSDGRLVMTATIRKVFSEKPGEFDPRKYLGPAREELIKMYMDKNEKVLGSAGRY; translated from the coding sequence ATGACCACCTCGACCGAGAGCAAGACCGTCTCCTACAAGGAGCTCGGCTTCGTCAACACGCGGGAGATGTTCAAGAAGGCGATGAAGGACGGCTACGCCGTCCCCGCCTATAATTTCAACAACATGGAGCAGCTGCAGGCCATCCTCAGCGCCTGCATGAAGAGCCGCTCACCGGTCATCCTCCAGATCTCCAAGGGCGCGCGCGACTACGCGAACGCGACGCTTCTGCGCTGGATGGGCCGCGGCGCGATGGAGATGATCAAGGAGCTCGGGACCCCGGTCCCCGTGGCCCTGCACCTCGATCACGGAGACACCTTCGAGATCTGCAAGTCCTGCATCGACAACGGCTTCTCCTCCGTCATGATCGACGCCTCGCACCTGCCCTACGCTGAGAACGTCGCCCTCACGAAGAAGGTCGTCGAGTACGCGCACCCGCGCGACGTGACCGTCGAAGGCGAGCTGGGCGTGCTCGCCGGCATCGAGGACGAGGTCTCCCACGAGAAGTCGCACTACACGAACCCGGCCGACGTCGAGGACTTCGTCAAAAAGACCGGCGTCGACTCCCTGGCCATCTCCATCGGCACCAGCCACGGCGCCTTCAAGTTCAAACTCAAGCCCGGCGAGAGCGCGCCGCCGCTGCGCTTCGACATCCTCGAGGAGTGCGAGAAGCGCATCCCCGGCTTCCCCATCGTCCTGCACGGCGCCTCGAGCGTCCTGCAGGAGTACATCACGATGATCAACAAGTACGGCGGGAAGATGGAGAACACCGCCGGCATCCCGGTCGAGCAGCTGCGCCGGGCCGCGAAGAGCGCCGTCTGCAAGATCAACATCGACTCCGACGGGCGCCTCGTCATGACGGCGACCATCCGCAAGGTCTTCTCCGAGAAGCCCGGCGAGTTCGACCCCCGCAAGTACCTCGGCCCGGCGCGCGAGGAGCTCATCAAGATGTACATGGACAAGAACGAGAAGGTGCTCGGGAGCGCCGGCCGCTATTGA
- a CDS encoding glucan 1,4-alpha-maltotetraohydrolase domain-containing protein → MLQGFHWESHQTYPWWGVIASKAGEIADAGIDLVWLPPSSEAQSDEGYLPSRLYVQSSSYGTQDQLKRAVSALHSRGVKVLADIVINHRVGTRSWADFEEPAWGPEAVCRDDEWSGALGGADSGKGFHAGRDIDHSNGAVRKSLTDWLLWLRRDIGYDGWRYDFVRGFGPQVLSGYHDATAPTFAVAEVWDDFDPGNPDAHRQKLCDWVDSVGGRSAVFDFTTKALLQQAVSSGEYWRLKDRAGRPAGLIGWWPRKAVTFLDNHDTGPSTGGAGQNLWPFPGSKVMQGYAYLLTHPGVPCVYWPHLFDWGLREQIKTLIALRKAAGIGAGSSVEIRAADGGRYAAVVDGRLAVKIGPGDWAPGDGWRLAAYGDQYAVWVRP, encoded by the coding sequence ATGCTGCAGGGCTTCCACTGGGAGTCGCATCAGACCTACCCCTGGTGGGGCGTCATCGCCTCGAAGGCGGGCGAGATCGCCGACGCGGGCATCGACCTGGTCTGGCTGCCGCCCTCCTCGGAGGCGCAGAGCGACGAGGGGTATCTGCCCAGCCGCCTCTATGTGCAGTCCTCGAGCTACGGGACCCAGGACCAGCTCAAGAGGGCGGTCTCCGCTCTTCATTCGCGGGGCGTGAAGGTCCTGGCGGACATCGTCATCAATCATCGGGTCGGGACCAGGAGCTGGGCCGATTTCGAGGAGCCGGCCTGGGGGCCGGAGGCGGTCTGTCGCGACGACGAGTGGTCCGGCGCTCTCGGCGGGGCGGACTCCGGCAAGGGCTTCCACGCGGGACGCGACATCGACCACTCCAACGGCGCCGTGCGCAAGAGCCTCACCGACTGGCTGCTCTGGCTGCGCCGCGACATCGGCTACGACGGGTGGCGCTACGACTTCGTGCGCGGCTTCGGACCGCAGGTCCTCTCCGGCTACCACGACGCGACCGCCCCGACCTTCGCCGTGGCCGAGGTCTGGGACGACTTCGACCCCGGGAACCCCGACGCCCACCGCCAGAAGCTCTGCGACTGGGTGGACTCGGTGGGGGGGCGCAGCGCCGTCTTCGATTTCACGACCAAGGCCCTGCTCCAGCAGGCCGTCTCGAGCGGGGAGTACTGGCGGCTCAAGGACCGCGCCGGTCGGCCCGCCGGGCTCATCGGCTGGTGGCCCCGGAAGGCCGTCACCTTCCTCGACAATCACGATACCGGCCCCAGCACCGGCGGGGCCGGGCAGAACCTCTGGCCCTTCCCGGGGAGCAAGGTGATGCAGGGATACGCCTATCTCCTCACCCATCCCGGCGTTCCCTGCGTGTACTGGCCCCATCTCTTCGATTGGGGCCTGCGGGAGCAGATCAAGACCCTCATCGCCCTGCGCAAGGCGGCCGGCATCGGCGCCGGCAGCTCCGTGGAGATCCGCGCGGCCGATGGCGGCCGCTACGCCGCGGTCGTGGACGGCCGCCTGGCCGTCAAGATCGGCCCGGGCGACTGGGCGCCGGGAGACGGCTGGCGCCTGGCCGCCTACGGCGACCAGTACGCCGTCTGGGTACGGCCGTAG
- a CDS encoding spermidine/putrescine ABC transporter substrate-binding protein, which translates to MRRSVLLSCVLAAACSARGPRVHLLTWDNYDDPRVFEEFQKQTGIRVVVDRFASNEELLAKLMGGGGGYDLVVPSDYMVPVMARQDLLRPLERGSVPNLAQIDRRFLDLYYDRGNRHCVPYLWGVTGIAYDSSRLKTPPTGWADFWKPENAGLVSLLNDQREVFAMGLQSLGYKADSPAARDPAALRKVQARLVEGKPLVKTYVSENVESVLLSGEVALSHVWSGDLNRAALENTALKFVFPKEGGFIFQDNLCIPRSAPSPEAALKLMDFMLSARNISRVVEKTRFGCPNREAWKLLPEELRRDPTIVPQDAYLRRLEWIPDAGEAGPLYDRMWTELKAL; encoded by the coding sequence ATGCGTAGGTCCGTCCTGCTGTCCTGCGTCCTCGCCGCCGCCTGCTCCGCGAGGGGCCCCCGCGTGCACCTGCTGACCTGGGACAACTACGACGACCCCAGGGTCTTCGAGGAATTCCAGAAGCAGACCGGCATCCGCGTCGTCGTCGACCGCTTCGCCTCCAACGAGGAGCTGCTCGCCAAGCTCATGGGCGGAGGGGGCGGCTACGACCTCGTCGTGCCCTCCGACTACATGGTCCCGGTCATGGCGCGCCAGGACCTGCTGCGCCCGCTCGAGCGCGGGTCGGTGCCGAACCTCGCGCAGATCGACCGGCGCTTCCTCGATCTCTACTACGACCGCGGCAACCGCCACTGCGTTCCCTACCTCTGGGGCGTGACCGGCATCGCCTACGACTCCTCGCGCCTGAAGACCCCGCCGACCGGCTGGGCCGACTTCTGGAAGCCGGAGAACGCCGGGCTCGTGAGCCTTCTCAACGACCAGCGCGAGGTCTTCGCGATGGGACTGCAGTCGCTGGGCTATAAGGCGGACTCTCCTGCGGCGCGGGACCCGGCGGCGCTGCGGAAGGTCCAGGCGCGTCTGGTCGAGGGCAAGCCGCTGGTGAAGACCTATGTCAGCGAGAACGTCGAGTCCGTGCTCCTCTCGGGGGAAGTCGCGCTCTCGCACGTCTGGAGCGGCGACCTCAACCGCGCGGCGCTCGAGAACACCGCGCTCAAGTTCGTCTTCCCGAAGGAGGGCGGCTTCATCTTCCAGGACAACCTCTGCATCCCTCGGAGCGCGCCTTCCCCCGAGGCCGCGCTGAAGCTCATGGACTTCATGCTCTCGGCGCGCAACATCTCGCGGGTCGTCGAGAAGACCCGCTTCGGCTGCCCCAATCGCGAGGCCTGGAAGCTCCTGCCCGAGGAGCTGCGTCGGGACCCCACCATCGTCCCGCAGGACGCCTACCTCCGGCGCCTGGAGTGGATCCCGGACGCCGGCGAGGCCGGTCCGCTCTATGACCGTATGTGGACCGAATTGAAGGCGTTATAA
- a CDS encoding ABC transporter permease — MRRSRALACAGWATLAFLYLPILLIIVFSFNESRYAAHWTGFTLKWYVSLFENASILRAARNSLVVGTLSSLLSTALAVMAAVALGRFRWERKGLWESFFVLPVVVPELMMAVGFLLLFGLFRLPFGLLTLVLGHTTLNLPIVWLIVRARLLKLDPRLEEAATDLGATPWTAFWRVTFPLLLPAVVGGAVMAFAISLDDFVISFFVAGPESTTLPVQIYSMLKFSISPEVGALSALLFLASMLLVALAWLLQDKEATYA; from the coding sequence GTGAGGCGCTCGAGGGCGCTCGCCTGCGCCGGCTGGGCCACCCTCGCCTTCCTCTATCTTCCCATCCTCCTCATCATCGTCTTCTCCTTCAACGAGTCGCGCTACGCGGCCCACTGGACCGGCTTCACGCTCAAGTGGTACGTCTCCCTCTTCGAGAACGCCTCCATCCTGCGCGCCGCGCGCAACAGCCTCGTCGTCGGGACGCTCTCGAGCCTCCTCTCGACGGCGCTCGCGGTCATGGCCGCCGTCGCGCTCGGCCGCTTCCGCTGGGAGCGAAAGGGGCTCTGGGAGAGCTTCTTCGTGCTCCCCGTGGTCGTCCCCGAGCTCATGATGGCCGTGGGCTTCCTCCTGCTCTTCGGGCTCTTCCGCCTCCCCTTCGGCCTGCTCACGCTCGTCCTCGGGCACACGACGCTGAACCTCCCCATCGTCTGGCTCATCGTCCGCGCCCGCCTGCTGAAGCTCGACCCCCGTCTCGAGGAGGCGGCCACCGACCTGGGCGCGACGCCGTGGACGGCCTTCTGGCGGGTCACCTTCCCGCTCCTGCTCCCCGCGGTCGTGGGCGGCGCGGTGATGGCCTTCGCCATCTCCCTCGACGACTTCGTCATCAGCTTCTTCGTCGCGGGGCCCGAATCCACGACCCTGCCCGTGCAGATCTACTCGATGCTCAAGTTCTCCATCAGCCCGGAGGTCGGCGCGCTCTCGGCCCTCCTCTTCCTCGCGTCGATGCTGCTCGTCGCGCTCGCCTGGCTGCTTCAAGACAAGGAGGCCACCTATGCGTAG
- a CDS encoding ABC transporter permease produces the protein MRRLSARLRLFIPPFSWVAVFYVFPLLLILVVSFAARGQWGGVRWEFHPANYARLLDPLYLKVFARSLVLTSAATLLCAVLAFPISWWMARLPRGRREVALLLVLIPFWTNILVRLYAWMFILGRGGLLNSLLVASGLVSEPLPILYTREAVLLGLVYGQLPFMVLPLYAALEKIDVALLEAARDLYATPWQAFRRVVLPLSKPGLVAGCILVFASTLCDFVTPDLLGGARVALIGNLIQGQYLVVRDWPFGSALALAEMALIGGGLVLYLRAEKAA, from the coding sequence ATGAGGCGCCTGTCCGCGAGGCTGCGGCTGTTCATCCCGCCGTTCTCCTGGGTCGCGGTCTTCTACGTCTTCCCGCTCCTGCTCATCCTCGTCGTCTCCTTCGCCGCGCGCGGGCAATGGGGCGGCGTGCGCTGGGAGTTCCACCCGGCCAACTACGCCCGCCTCCTCGACCCGCTCTACCTCAAGGTCTTCGCCCGCTCGCTCGTCCTGACGAGCGCCGCCACCCTGCTCTGCGCGGTCCTGGCCTTCCCCATCAGCTGGTGGATGGCGCGCCTGCCCAGGGGCCGCCGCGAGGTCGCGCTGCTGCTCGTGCTCATCCCGTTCTGGACGAACATCCTCGTGCGCCTCTACGCCTGGATGTTCATCCTCGGGCGGGGCGGCCTGCTGAACTCCCTGCTCGTCGCCTCCGGGCTCGTCTCCGAGCCGCTCCCCATCCTCTATACCCGCGAGGCGGTGCTGCTCGGCCTCGTCTACGGCCAGCTCCCCTTCATGGTGCTGCCGCTCTACGCGGCGCTCGAGAAGATCGATGTCGCCCTGCTCGAGGCCGCCCGCGACCTCTACGCGACGCCCTGGCAGGCCTTCCGGCGCGTCGTGCTGCCCCTCTCGAAGCCCGGGCTCGTCGCCGGCTGCATCCTCGTCTTCGCCTCGACGCTCTGCGACTTCGTGACGCCCGACCTGCTCGGCGGCGCCCGGGTCGCCCTCATCGGCAACCTCATCCAGGGGCAGTACCTCGTCGTGCGCGACTGGCCCTTCGGCTCCGCGCTGGCTCTCGCGGAGATGGCGCTCATCGGCGGCGGGCTCGTCCTCTATCTGCGCGCGGAGAAGGCCGCGTGA
- a CDS encoding ABC transporter ATP-binding protein, which yields MPAEKGVEVRGVRKSFHGAEVVRGVDLDIRRGEFFALLGPSGCGKTTLLRTIAGFETPDEGTVLLGGRDVTGDPPERRPVNMVFQHYALFPHLDVFENVAFGLRVRRTPEAEVRARVSEALSTVQLAGFERRATARLSGGQQQRVALARALVNRPELLLLDEPMAALDEKLREDMREELKALQLRIGVSFLYVTHDQEEALELADRIAVMDGGRVVQVGTPQEIYESPRTAFVADFVGTTNLLKGRVVESEDLLLEAARRRVSIALEGVGRIEACLEGSAVPGEAAVVSLRPERVHVSSAPVEGLSNRVQGVIERTVFLGSDIHYTVRLDAGGTLKAHTVFSPLSPARRVGEPVWLGWRAEDACVLR from the coding sequence ATGCCCGCAGAGAAAGGGGTCGAGGTTCGAGGAGTGCGCAAGTCCTTCCACGGCGCGGAGGTCGTCCGCGGCGTGGACCTCGACATCCGTCGGGGCGAGTTCTTCGCCCTCCTGGGCCCCAGCGGCTGCGGCAAGACCACCCTCCTGCGCACCATCGCCGGCTTTGAGACGCCCGACGAAGGGACCGTCCTCCTCGGAGGCCGCGACGTCACCGGCGACCCGCCCGAGCGGCGTCCGGTGAACATGGTCTTCCAGCACTACGCGCTCTTCCCGCACCTCGACGTCTTCGAGAACGTCGCCTTCGGCCTGCGCGTGCGCCGGACGCCCGAGGCGGAGGTCCGCGCGCGCGTGTCGGAGGCCCTCTCCACGGTGCAGCTCGCCGGCTTCGAGCGGCGCGCGACGGCCCGGCTCTCGGGCGGACAGCAGCAGCGCGTGGCGCTCGCCCGCGCGCTGGTCAACCGTCCCGAGCTCCTCCTCCTCGACGAGCCGATGGCGGCGCTCGACGAGAAGCTGCGCGAGGACATGCGCGAGGAGCTCAAGGCTCTCCAGCTCCGCATCGGGGTCAGCTTCCTCTACGTCACCCACGACCAGGAGGAGGCGCTCGAACTCGCCGACCGCATCGCGGTCATGGACGGGGGGCGCGTCGTCCAGGTCGGGACCCCCCAGGAGATCTATGAGTCGCCGCGCACCGCCTTCGTCGCCGACTTCGTGGGGACGACGAACCTCCTGAAGGGGCGCGTCGTCGAGAGCGAGGACCTGCTCCTGGAGGCCGCGCGCCGCCGCGTGAGCATCGCGCTCGAGGGGGTCGGCCGCATCGAGGCCTGCCTCGAGGGCTCCGCCGTCCCGGGGGAGGCCGCGGTCGTGTCCCTGCGCCCGGAGCGGGTGCACGTCTCTTCCGCGCCGGTCGAGGGCCTCTCCAACCGCGTCCAGGGAGTCATCGAGCGCACCGTCTTCCTCGGCAGCGACATCCACTACACGGTGCGGCTCGACGCGGGGGGGACGCTCAAGGCGCACACCGTCTTCTCCCCGCTGAGCCCCGCGCGGCGGGTCGGCGAGCCGGTCTGGCTCGGCTGGCGCGCCGAGGACGCCTGCGTCCTGCGATGA
- the scpB gene encoding methylmalonyl-CoA decarboxylase: MSFVRFDVRDKVGVVVFNNPGKRNALSRPLLEELVLAFAALREKKVPVVVLRAEDGAKTWSAGADLAEIHADRHDPLGYNSPLERVFHAVENYPGPVIAMVRGGAWGGACDLALTCDIAVGDPSASFAITPVKVGIPYNASGILHFINRLGLSRAKEMFFTAEPVDAERALAFGLLNHLVAAEKLEAFTLELAHTIASHSPLSIAVIKEQFRILSGAHPISPDSFERIEELRREVFESHDFAEGVAAFLEKRKPAFRGE, encoded by the coding sequence ATGAGCTTCGTGCGCTTCGACGTGAGGGACAAAGTCGGCGTCGTGGTCTTCAACAACCCCGGCAAGCGCAACGCGCTGAGCCGGCCGCTCCTCGAGGAGCTCGTCCTCGCGTTCGCAGCGCTGCGGGAGAAGAAGGTCCCCGTGGTGGTCCTGCGCGCCGAGGACGGCGCGAAGACCTGGTCGGCCGGCGCCGACCTCGCCGAGATCCACGCCGACCGCCACGACCCGCTCGGCTACAACAGCCCGCTCGAGCGCGTCTTCCACGCCGTCGAGAACTACCCGGGGCCGGTCATCGCCATGGTGCGCGGCGGCGCCTGGGGCGGCGCCTGCGACCTCGCGCTGACCTGCGACATCGCCGTCGGCGACCCGAGCGCCTCCTTCGCCATCACGCCGGTGAAGGTCGGCATCCCCTACAACGCCTCGGGCATCCTCCACTTCATCAACCGCCTGGGCCTCAGCCGCGCCAAGGAGATGTTCTTCACCGCCGAACCCGTGGACGCCGAGCGCGCCCTCGCCTTCGGCCTCCTCAACCACCTCGTCGCGGCCGAGAAGCTCGAGGCCTTCACCCTCGAGCTCGCGCATACGATCGCCTCCCACTCCCCGCTCTCCATCGCCGTCATCAAGGAGCAGTTCCGCATCCTCTCCGGCGCCCACCCCATCAGCCCGGACAGCTTCGAGCGCATCGAGGAGCTGCGCCGCGAGGTCTTCGAGAGCCACGACTTCGCCGAAGGCGTCGCGGCCTTCCTCGAGAAGCGCAAGCCGGCCTTCCGCGGGGAGTAG